Proteins encoded in a region of the Nicotiana tomentosiformis chromosome 9, ASM39032v3, whole genome shotgun sequence genome:
- the LOC117277117 gene encoding uncharacterized protein — MQGIGNQVSVSYKDLCLFPDVQLPAVFKMPKFDMYDGHGDPVAYLRGYCSKMRGVGGKDDLLMAYFSQSLSGAALEWYTRQDASRWYKWDDMAQAFARHFQYNIDIVPDRLSLTKIEKKPNESFREYGLR, encoded by the coding sequence ATGCAAGGAATAGGAAACCAAGTTAGTGTGTCTTACAAGGACTTGTGCTTGTTTCCTGACGTCCAATTGCCCGCCGTGTTTAAAATGCCAAAGTTTGATATGTATGACGGACATGGAGACCCCGTGGCCTATTTGAGAGGTTATTGCAGTAAGATGAGAGGCGTTGGTGGGAAGGACGATCTTTTGATGGCCTATTTTAGTCAGAGTTTGAGTGGGGCAGCCTTGGAATGGTACACCCGTCAAGATGCTAGCAGGTGGTATAAATGGGACGATAtggctcaggcctttgctcgTCACTTTCAGTATAATATAGATATTGTCCCAGATCGCCTGTCCTTGACCAAGATAGAAAAGAAGCCTaatgaaagctttagggaatacGGGCTTAGATGA